The stretch of DNA tagcttgttcaagtcaagtctacgatataaagagagaggcataacactaacaccggctccaagatcacataaagcagttttaatataatttcttttaatggagcaaggtatagtaggtactccggggtctccaagtttctttggtattccacccttaaaagtgtaattagcaagcatggtggaaatttcagcttccggtatttttcttttattagtaatgatatccttcatatatttagcataaggatttgttttgagcacatcggttaatctcatacgcaaaaagataggcctaatcatttcagcaaagcgctcaaaatcctcatcatcctttttcttggatggtttcggaggaaaaggcatgggtttctgaacccaaggttccctttctttaccatgtttcctaacaacaaagtctcttttatcataacgttgattctttgattgtgggttatcaagatcaacaacaggttcaatttctacatcattatcattactaggttgagcatcatcatgaacatcatcattaatatttttactaggttcatgttcattaccagattgtgtttcagcatcagacatagaaatatcatttggattatcaggtggttcagcaataggttcactagaagtttgcacagttctatcatttttcttcttcttctttttagaagaactaggaacatcaatattatttctttgagaatcctGCTCGATTCTCTTAcggtggcctttaggatacaaaggttcctgagtcattttaccagttctagtagccactctaacagcataatcatttttcttactattcatttcatcaagtacttctttttgagccttaagtacttgttctacttgagtggtaaccatagaagcatgtttgctaacaagtttaagttcacctttaatattagccatataatcacccaagcatctaatcatataagcattttcttttaattgtctaccaaaataagcattgaagtcatcttgcttatacataaagttatcaaactcatccaagcattgactagcaattttagtaggagggacttcagctttatcatatctatagagagaatttacctttactacctgtgtcgggatatcgggatcaggaggttcttcagtaaataaagaattgagatcataagtttcttcaacaggcggtatattaagaccatgtatttcttcaataggaggtaaattcttaacgtcttcagctttaatacttTTTTCTTtaatagatttctttgcctcttgcatatcctcgggactgagaaataaaacacatctcttcttcggagttggtttaggaataggctcagtaattggagcaggagatggctcaggaggtgcccaattattttcatttgtcaacatattattcaatagaatttaagcttcatccgatgttctttccctgaaaagagaaccagcacaactatccaggtaatctctggaagcatcggttagtccattataaaagatatcaagtatttcaggtttcttaagaggatgatcaggcaaagcattaagtaacttgagaagcctcccccaagcttgtgggagactctcttctttaatttgcacgaagttgtatatttccctcaaagcagcttgtttcttatgagcagggaaatatttagcagagaagtaatagatcatatcctggggactatacacacaaccaggatgaagagaattaaaccatatcttagcatcgccctttaatgagaacggaaatattttgagtatataaaagtaacgcgatctctcatcattagtgaacagggcagctatatcatttaacttagtaagacgtgccacaacagtttcagattcatagccataaaacggaccagattcaactaaagtaattatatcaggatcaacagagaattcataatccttatcagggacacaaataggtgaagtagcaaaagcagggtcaggtctcattttatctctaagtgattctttgttccatttaattaataatctcttaagctcatatctatctttgcaagcaaaaatagcggcagaagattccgtatcaaaaagatagccctcatgaataacaggcatattttcatcatcactatcatcatcgtattcagattcaataatttctttatCTCTAGCCCTAgaaatttgttcatcaagaaattcactaaggggcacagtagtatcaggcatagaagcagtttcatcataagtatcatgcatagcagaagtggcatcatcaataacatgcgacacatcagaacgaatagcagaagcagatgtaggtgtcgcaaacttactcataacagaaagtgaatcaagtgcagagctagatggcagttccttacctcccctcgtagttgagggatagatcttggttttggatctctcaagttcttcatagtgtccagcagatataaatcccaagtgactcaaagaatagagctatgctccccggcaacggcgccagaaatttgtcttgataacccacaagtatagggaatcacaacagctttcgagggtagagtattcaacccaagtttattgattcgacacaaggggagccaaagaatattctcaagtattagcagctgagttgtcaattcaaccacacctggaaacttagtatctgcagcaaagtgtttagtagcaaagtaatatgatagtggtggtagcggcaacaaaagtaaagacagcaaaagtaatgtttttggtattttgtagtgattgtaacagtagcagcgggaaagtaaataagcgagaaccagtatatggaaaactcgtaggcacaagatcagtgatggataattatgccggatgcggttcatcatgtaacagtcataacatagggtgacacagaactagctccaattcatcaatgtaatgtaggcatgtattccgtaaatagtcatacgtgcttatggaaaagaacttgcatgacatattttgtcctaccctcccgtggtagcggggtcctattggaaactaagggatattaaggcctcctcttaatagagaaccggaacaaagcattagcgcatagtgaatacatgaactcctcaaactagggtcatcaccgggagtggtcccgattattgtcacttcggggttgccggatcataacacatagtaggtgactatagacttgcaagataggatcaagaactcacatatattcatgaaaacataataggttcagatctgaaatcatggcactcgggccctagtgacaagcattaagcatagcaaagtcatagcaacatcaatctcaaaacataatggatactagggatcaaaccctaacaaaactaactcgattacatgataaatctcatccaacccatcaccgtcagcaagcctacgatggaattactcacgcacggcagtgagcatcatgaaattggtgatggaggatggttgatgatgatgaccgacgaatccccctctccggagccccgaacggactccagatcagccctcccgagaggttttaggcttggcggcggctccgtatcgtaaaacggatgatttcttctctctgatttttttctcatcgaaactcaatatatggaggtggagttggagtcggagacgcaacagggggcccacgaggtagggggcatgcctagccccccaccctcgtgagaagggtgtgggccccctggtcttcatctttggcgaggattttttattgttttttctaagatgttccgtggagtttcaggtcattccgaggaatatttgttttctgcacataaaacaacaccatggtaattctgctgaaaacagcgtcagtccgggttagttccattcaaatcatacaagttagagtctaaaacaagggcaaaattgtttggaaaagtagatacgacggagacgtatgaaccaccacttttccacactcactatatttactttattgttctTTATTAAAACAACACTTTACTTTTATTTTCatgttctttattatcttgcaaacctattcTATTACACCTATAGAGTAATTTTATttcttgttttaggtaaagaaaacattaagtgtgcgtagagttgtatcggtggtcgatagaacttgaggagTATTAATTCTACCTTTGCCTCCTTATTGGGTTTGACACTTATTTATCGGAAGGGCTACAACTGATTGCCTACACTTGTGGATTATCACCAACTACGACCGCATCAACGTCGACGACGATGGTTAGCTAGACACCCGGCAGACCTCATCCTATCGTCCTCCAATGCCTCCCCTTAATTGGGCTTGATTCAAGCACAAGACAACACCAGAGCCctaatacgtccattttgcatcaagAGATCACACGCTCGGCTTATTCGTTAGCAGATTCGGTGAAATCGATGTCGCCCGCCGTCTCATTGCAGTCGACGATGCGGCCAGCAGCCCCGGGACTTGGGCGCCAGCTGCACGGGTCGCCGCCCTGCCACGGTCCGCTGCTCCGACCGAGGAGGCCGCGGGCGATGGCGACGGTGTGCTGCGGTGCCTTCCGGCGGGACCACTACGGGGGCGCGCTGGTGGACGAGGGCATGGCGGTGCTCCGGCGGAGGATCCGGGAGGCGCGGATGACCGAGACCAACTACGAGGCGCCGCCGGGGTGGGCGGCCTGGGAGAAGCGCTACTACCGGGCGTACGTCTCTGATGTGTCCACGCTCGCCGGCGCTCTGCAGTTGCTGGCCATGGATACCAGGCCCGGCGTCGCGGCTGCTGTTGCCGCGCTGGTGCTCGCCGGCGTGCCGGTGTCCGCCGTCTTCGCGCTGCACCTCCTTGGGCAGGCGGCGGGATCCGTTTTGCACCTTGTTTCTTGATTGACTATCATTCATTCGCCGGCAGCGTGTGCTATCTGTGTCTGTAGATAATTAGATACACAGTGCAATGGAGATATGTAATTCTTTTGGTTTTAGCTGCAGTATAAACGCAGAGTAATAtgtattttcttttcttatttCACTGGTTTTAACGAGCGAAGGTGATCCGTCAATCTTTTTCTTCGGTGGCTGCTATGGTGGTGCCGGAGGTAAATGACAGAAATTGGTGTCAAGCTCAGAGATGTTTTGCTATCTTTTTCAGTTTTGTCATGTCGGTCCTTACGTGATTTGTATTTTGACCTTTTTTATATGAATGAGACACATATTACTATGCAAAAAAATTCAACGAGACAACTTGTCAAATTGCTGGCTTCAACGACCCAACATTTTTTTAGAAAGGACGCGATTGGCCGGCTCTAGAACTGAAGCCTGAAGTTTACAACACCACCGAGAGAGTGGACCCGAAGTCAAATGCTTTGTGGAATGTGATAACGACACCTGTTACATTACATCATAAGATTGCCTTGTGTACCCTTCAAAAAAAAAAGATTGCCTTGTGTCATTTTGGGGTTGAAGATCAATAACCTATTAGAATTTAGAAGACGAACCAGACCCGCGTCACTCTGCTTGTACGTGCAACTCATGGGAAACCTAATGCGCTATGAGCCGGCATGAGGAGGGCTGGCGGTAATTTAGCCGGATGTCCAAGTTAGGTCCGGCTTGAACGATCACAAAATCAAATTATTTCACAGATTCCAAAATAAAAACGATTTCAAAACTGGTAATTTCAACTATTTCATAGATTGAAATACCAACTTCACCAATTGTAATAGGTTATTTCAGCTATTTCACGCCACTAGTACTAATGGCGATTCTGCCGGGGTAACTTCACCACCAACACTCCATTCATCATGAGGATCatcatctccatcaacatcttcatcagcaccatctcatctccaaatcctagttcatctcttgtgatCAATCTTTGTATCAAACCTTAGATTGCTACCTGGgggtgctagtagtgttgattacatcttgtagttgatgcttgTTGGTTCAATTGGTGGAAGACTATTATTTTCAGATTGGTAATCATATATTTGTAACCACTGATCATGATCAATATGATGAGGTTTGAGTAGTTCCATTAGTTCTtgaggacatgagagaagtcttgTTACTCATGTGAAGTTGATGATCGTTCAATGTTTTGATATTATGCTGTGTTGttcttcctctagtggtgtcatgtaaatgtcgactacatgacattCGCCATCTTTGGTCCTTGGGGAGTGCATTTTGAAATTAGTTTGTGGATCATGGTTTGTGGGAGTGATAGAAACCTAAACCCTGATTTGTGAATTATTCCGCAAGGGGTTGTTTTGGATCCAACTCTTTAATGTTAtcgttagatttatcttaattacCTCTTGTAGCTGTGGATGCTTGCATAGAGAGTATACTTATAAGTAGGTATATGTTCAAGTTAGGACAATATCTTAGCTCGGGTCCACCCACATAACACTTATCAATGCAATGAATGTAAGTCAATGAATCATGGTGAATGTAACTTGGTGATATTCCCGTGTGTCCTTAAGAGCGTTTTAATCACTATAAGAAATATCACTAGCTTGTCCTTAGCACAATTTAGGATTGGGCCACTTTCTGTATCTTGCTACCTTGTTataaattatcttgctatcaaactatctaTCAAAACCATCTTACAACATTTGAAGTGAAATCCTTGCTGAAAACCGCCTATCAATTCTTTTTGTTCCTCGTTGGGTTTGAtactcttacttaccgaaaggaCGATGAttgatcctctatacttgtgggtcatcaggccCTCCTCGTCAAATACGCGTCGGCAAGGCTACGGAGACGTGCCCGTCAGGCCCTTGGAGCTTCTCGCCAGGCTACATGCCCTCTGGCTCGTGCATGTCTTCCTGGTCGCATTTCTCTCGGCCGACGTGGCCACTCTATACTTGATGATGTGGCCGCGCCCCGTGTACCTTGTCGACTACGCCTGCTTCTGCACCAAACCCAGCCACCGCGCCCATCCCAGAGTTTTGCATGGTGTTCGACTCCTGCAAGTTTGCTTGCTCCTGCGAGGGCTATAAGGACCAGAAGCCCACCTCAAGCCCAACAACACCGCCGCTAGGCTCTCCCGTGCCACCACCATCGTACCCATGCTTGACTAGCAATCAGCGTTTGTGCCTGGAAGGCTAATCACGGATAACATAATTTCAGCCTATGAATGCCTTCACTTTATGAAGAGGAACAGATCCAAAGCTAATAGCTATTGCGCGTTAAAACTAGATATGATGAAAGCTTATGACAGGGTGGAGTGGACTTACCTGCGTGCTATTATGGAGAAACTGGGTTTTGCTCCACAGTGGGTAACGATTATCATGAGCATGATAAGTTCAGTATCTTTTTTAGTGATGTTTAATGGGGTTAAGTCAGAGGTGTTTAAGCCTACCCGTGGTATTCGACAGGGAGATCCGATTTCACCGTATCTTTTCTTGTTggcagcagagggcctttcgtgcctatTAAAATCTCAGAACGAGTCATCCCAGCTCAGCGGCATTAAGGTGGAACCATCGACTCCGCCGGTGAACCACCTTTTATTCACGGATGACAGCCTGCTGTTTTTCAGGGCAAGTATCAGCGGAGCGGAGTCGGTTTCAAATCTATTGGATAAATATTGTTTGGCATCAGGACAGAGAATTAACAGGGACAAGTCATCGATCTTCTTCAGTAGAGGATGTTCAGAAATAGTTCGAAATGCCGTGAAGGGTTTTTTGCAAGTTCCCAATGAATCACTTAATGACAAATATCTGGGTATGCCATCTGATGTGGGGCACTCCAAAAAGGGGACTTTCAAATATTTGAGTGATCGGGTTTGGAATAAGGTGAAGGGTTGGATGAGCAAGTGCTTGTCGGCAGGAGGAAAGGAGGTGCTTATAAAATCTGTACCACAAGCTATTCCGGTATTTTCAATGTCTTGTTTCAAATTGCCAAGATGCCTTTGTGATCATATAAAAACTATCATCAGGAAGTTTTGGTGGGGCTGCAAACAAGGCGAACGCAAACCAGCATGGGTATCATGGGATGTAATGACCAGGCCAAAATTCTTGGGAGGTTTAGGCTTCAGAGATCTTGAACTATTCAATCTAGCACTACTTGCTAGGCAAGCGTGGAGAATCCTTCAGAATCCAGAAACTTTAAGTGCAAACATTTTGAAGGCATCGTATTTCCCAAGCTCTACAATCCTTGAGGTGGAGCTAGGGTCTCGGCCATCACAGATCTGGCGGGCTATCCTTGAGGGCCGGGATGTGTTGCAGCAAGGAGTTATCAGAAGGATTGGGAACGGACGATCCACTAATATTTGGGAGGACAATTGGATACCCAAAGAAACAACACCGAGGCCGATCACGTCGCTGGTTCAGACACCGCCGGAGAGAGTATCTGACCTATTGCACCCAGCTACGGTGGCATGGAATGAACCCCTAATACGGTCAGTTTTTCCGCCGTTTGATGCTGAGGCTATTTTGAAGATACCGATGTGCACCCGCAACACTGAGGACTTCTGGGCTTGGAATCCTGACAGGAAGGGTAAGTTCATGGTAAGCTCGGCGTACAAATTACTTGTCACAACAAAGTTACAGAGAGAAGCTTGGTTAGAAGGAAGAGGAGGTGCATCGTCTAACTCCAGAGAAGAGGATGCATGGAGCAATCTATGGAAACTGAAAGTGCCATCAAAGGTGAGAATTTTTCTGTGGGGTCTAGCACGTCATTCCATACCAACTACGAACGTTCTTTAGAGACGGAATATGGCAACTCAAAGTACCTGCCCTCTATGTGGCTGCCAAGATTCTTGGAGACATGCGCTCCTGTCTTGCACGATATCGAGATGTGTTTAGGCATTAACAGATGAAAACATTGTGTCCAAGATGACGGCGAGTACGGAGCCAAGTGCAAAGAATTGGCTTTTTGAGCTTTATGAGGCACTAGACCATGCGAGCTTCTCGAGGATGAGTGTCACATTATGGGTCGTGTGGTACGCAAGGCGCAAGGCGATTTATGAATCTCTTTTTCAAAACCCACACCAGACTGTTTCCTTTGTAGACTCTTATCTTCAAGAGCTACATCAAGCTATCGCTTGTGAACCTAGGGTACAAGTTCAGGCGGCAAAGGAGCAACAACGGCGCTGGATTCCACCTCCGCGTGGCTCAAATAAGATAAACGTGGATGGGGCACTATCAAAAAACAGGCGAGTGGGAGTTGCTGCCGCAGTCTGCCGTGACTCAAACGGCAACTATCTTGGCGCGTCGGCGGTGGTCTATGGGGGCGTACGCGACCTGATGATCTTGAAGACATACGCGTGTCGGGAGGCTTTAGCGTTGGCTGAAGATCTCCATGGGCAGAATATCAGGGTGGCATCGGATTGCCAAGGTGTGGTGCAGGACATCAATGAAGGGACAGCTGACCCCAATGCGGCTGTTATACATGAAATAACGAACCGCAAGGATAGTTTTACTTCTTGCTCTTTTGTGTTTGAGCGGAGGAATTTTAATTTCGAGGCTCATAATCTCGCTAAGTTTGCTTGTAATCTAGATGTAGGTAGACATGTTTGGCTGGGCACTCCTCATGACCTAAGCCGTGTACCTATGAACATTGTCATGTATCAATAAAGACAGCGAGAtttctcaaaagaaaaaaaacccATGCTAGACGGTAGGATCACGTGCAACGCCCACGGGCTTGCCGCCACGCGTCCGGAAGCTGCTTGAGAAAATGCCCAATTGGAAGAAGATAAACATTCAGTCATTACACACCTCTTATTTGCCATCTCAGCTGGTCAAAGTATTTGTGTTTGGTCTTTGTCACATCAGCCCAACAGGTGGGCCATACCTGGCGGATTCGCTGTTTTCACAAGCTCAGACGGTCATCATTGCTTTGATTAGCCTAAGAAATAGTGGTTCGCTGTGAGTTATCTCAAAAGCGGCACCAATCTGTTATCCTAACCTCAACTGTAATGATTTTGAGTGATTATACCTTGTCCAATGATAAAGAGCCGAGAAAATATTAATATGATAAAACAAAGTGCTGCGCTCGACCGGCGCTAAACGTTTGTGACGTATGACCAATGCGCACATGTTTATTTTCTTTGTTCGTCGGCCAAAAGAAGAATATTTAGATATCAACATTGAATAGTTGGTGTATGTTCAAGGGTCGATCAGCGGCGTTCCTTCCAACAGaaaacaacatatatatataacaaaacaAATATGAAGAACCATCGTCGATCCAAAAAAGACATGGTCGATCAGAGCTTCATATAAAAAATTGAGAAGTATGTTGTATACTATACCAACATCCAGAGAACCTGTTGCTTGCACTTTTTTCTCTAATAATAAATAAACCGGCCGCCCCGGCCAGGCATGCATTGCTGGTTCAACTCATCTCAAAATATACAATTTCGTCAACCATGATGGCATTTGCGAACGGCGTGGCTGGCAGTTTCTGCAGTGGGAGATGGCAAATTGCAAAACTGCCATGACAGTTTGTTTAAATCGCGGGAGTTTTAGTTGTAAAAAACTGCCACCGTCCGACGGCTCTGGCGGCGAACGTTCACCATAGCTATTCCGTTCTTTAATCAATCACAACTGGCACTGTGCTACGTAGTAGACCATTCAACCGGGCGATGATTGATCAATTAATCGATGAGACCAAGCGGCAACAGGCGCGCAAGCAGGTGTTAGTTGGAATCCAATCCACATAAACAACATCAGATCACCGGCAAGAAGCCGCCGTCCATACAACCGCGTGAACCCCCGGTGCCAGTGCCTATAAGAATAAGAAGCACACCCACTCAAGCTGCATCTTCCATCGCTTCCTGCCCCTCCTTCCATCGCTTCCTTGTTGTGCACTGCTAGCTATTACCATATCTTCTTGACTCAGGAGATCACACGCTCGGCTTATTCGTTAGCAGATTCGGTGAAATCGATGTCGCCCGCCGTCTCATTGCAGTCGACGATGCGGCCAGCAGCCCCGGGACTTGGGCGCCAGCTGCACGGGTCGCCGCCCTGCCACGGTCCGCTGCTCCGACCGAGGAGGCCGCGGGCGATGGCGACGGTGTGCTGCGGTGCCTTCCGGCGGGACCACTACGGGGGCGCGCTGGTGGACGAGGGCATGGCGGTGCTCCGGCGGAGGATCCGGGAGGCGCGGATGACCGAGACCAACTACGAGGCGCCGCCGGGGTGGGCGGCCTGGGAGAAGCGCTACTACCGGGCGTACGTCTCTGATGTGTCCACGCTCGCCGGCGCTCTGCAGTTGCTGGCCATGGATACCAGGCCCGGCGTCGCGGCTGCTGTTGCCGCGCTGGTGCTCGCCGGCGTGCCGGTGTCCGCCGTCTTCGCGCTGCACCTCCTTGGGCAGGCGGCGGGATCCGTTTTGCACCTTGTTTCTTGATTGACTATCATTCATTCGCCGGCAGCGTGTGCTATCTGTGTCTGTAGATAATTAGATACACAGTGCAATGGAGATATGTAATTCTTTTGGTTTTAGCTGCAGTATAAACGCAGAGTAATAtgtattttcttttcttatttCACTGGTTTTAACGAGCGAAGGTGATCCGTCAATCTTTTCTTCGGTGGCTGCTATGGTGGTGCCGGAGGTAAATGACAGAAATTGGTGTCAAGCTCAGAGATGTTTTGCTATCTTTTCAGTTTTGTCATGTCGGTCCTTACGTGATTTGTATTTTGACCTTTTTTATATGAATGAGACACATATTACTATGCAAAAAAATTCAACGAGACAACTTGTCAAATTGCTGGCTTCAACGACCCAACATTTTTTTAGAAAGGACGCGATTGGCCGGCTCTAGAACTGAAGCCTGAAGTTTACAACACCACCGAGAGAGTGGACCCGAAGTCAAATGCTTTGTGGAATGTGATAACGACACCTGTTACATTACATCATAAGATTGCCTTGTGTACCCTTCAAAAAAAAAGATTGCCTTGTGTCATTTTGGGGTTGAAGATCAATAACCTATTAGAATTTAGAAGACGAACCAGACCCGCGTCACTCTGCTTGTACGTGCAACTCATGGGAAACCTAATGCGCTATGAGCCGGCATGAGGAGGGCTGGCGGTAATTTAGCCGGATGTCCAAGTTAGGTCCGGCTTGAACGATCACAAATTCAAATTATTTCACAGATTCCAAAATAAAAACGATTTCAAAACTGGTAATTTCAACTATTTCATAGATTGAAATACCAACTTCACAAATTGCAATAGGTTATTTCAGCTATTTCATAGATTGAAATACCGATTTCACCAATTGTAATAACCAATTCCATAGATTGACATAACATTTTCACAcactgcaaaacaaattccaccaCATTCAGTTTCACAAATTGTAATCACATATTCCACATGTCATAAGCATCACTTTATGTTATTTTTCATCAATTTCACAGATTCCACCGAATCACGCATTCACAAGTCACAAATTTCACAAACAACACACCACTCAAATGAGTTTCACATATATTGTGCATATATGTCGCACACATCACCAAAATGAGTTTAATCAAAATCATCTTCACGAATATAAATTTCACATACCATTTAATAAATTCCACAAACCGTAATCCACAAATGTCCCAAACCACAATGGTTATGTATATTTTACATGACAGATAGAAAATTGATGAAAAGGGCTTATAATTTTTGAACAATTCCGTACTATCTGGATATGATTGGGGGTGGCGGTGCATGTCAATTTTCCTTCACCGGAGAGTTCTAGAGATCCCGGGGAGGAGTCAATGATAGTGCTCGGCGTCGTGGTCTGCGCCGGAGTAATCGTCCATGCGGATCTAGTGTGTCTCTCCACGAAAGAGAGCTGGATGTGGAAGAGGGACAACACCGTGGATGGGTGGATATTTCTCTCTCGCGGGGATCCATCTCGCATTCCTGTTTGTATAGATTTTGTATTCTAGAAACAGAGGTGGAAATGAAATTGCATCGGGTCCACCCGCACCAATCTAGAAGCACTGGCGGACAATGGATTTCTCACTGCTACGTACCTCTTCCATTATATTTACTTATTTCTTGGTTCGTGGTGTGTGAGGCTGCCAGAGCAGCGGATCCTAGAGGAGGAGCATTTCATGTTATTAGATGCACGTGTTTGTAAAAAAATCACATCTACATTTTACTGATCATAATTAAAATCTTAGCAAACATATTTTTGAGGCCATGGTTGAGCAACAACAAGGAGAGGCCAACATCAAAACATGCACGCATTTA from Triticum urartu cultivar G1812 chromosome 3, Tu2.1, whole genome shotgun sequence encodes:
- the LOC125547598 gene encoding uncharacterized protein LOC125547598; translated protein: MSPAVSLQSTMRPAAPGLGRQLHGSPPCHGPLLRPRRPRAMATVCCGAFRRDHYGGALVDEGMAVLRRRIREARMTETNYEAPPGWAAWEKRYYRAYVSDVSTLAGALQLLAMDTRPGVAAAVAALVLAGVPVSAVFALHLLGQAAGSVLHLVS